From Thermosipho africanus Ob7:
AGGTTATCCAAACCCATCCTGCAAGACCATCAAGTCCATCTGTTAGATTTACCGCATTTGATGCGCCAACTATAACGAATGTCCAAAAGATATAATACGTAGTCTTTGAAACTTCAATACCAAATATTGGCCTTACATTTGTAAAGGAGATTAAAAGCAAGGAAAAAATTACCTGAAGCAGAGATTTTTGATATGCTCTAAGGCCTAGAGCATTTTTTTTAAGTATACTTGATATGTCGTCTATAAAGCCAATAAAGCCAAAAAGAATAAGGGAGAGTACGAAAATAGTAGGTGCTTTAGCAAGTAGTAAAAAGATACTTGCGGTTGATATAAATACAATACCCGCTGCAGTAGGTGTTCCACTCTTGTAGTTATGAAGGTCAGGACCTTCTTCTCTTATATATTGGCCAACTCTAATTTTTTTCATAAGTTTTATGTAGTAGTATATTAGTATAGCTGTAATTATAAAGTTTAGTATATACACGTCACCAGCTCCTTAGAGTATTTTTTCTATGAAAAATATGGACAAAAGAAGGTGTAGAATTTCTTCCTCATTTAGTGCTTTTTTAAATACAAATAAAGCTTTCTCACCATCTATGTTAAAAATATACCTATGAAAATTATCGGCAGATTTATAATCTAAAAGGTAGTAGTTTCCAGAGCTTTTTGAGATAAGATATTTTTCTTCTTCAAGCTCAATTACTATAGCATCATCTTTTTTGACTATGCTACATGTTTTGCTGCTATCACAAAAAAATTTGTTTCCCTTTTGGGAAACATTTAAATTTATTGAATCTCCTAAAAATCTTTTAAGAAGTTCTATGTTTATCTTTTCAAATGTAATCATTTGAATGTCTTTTCCCCTTTATTTATTTTTTGAAAGATAATATCTATTGCAACATCCCTATCTTTAAATGGTACTTTGTGATTTTCATCAAATACTTGATATGGTTCATGCCCTCTTCCTGCAATTAATATTACATCTCCTCTGTTTGCAAGTGTGATAGCAGTATCAATAGCTTCTTTTCTGTCTTCAATGGAAAGGCTTAAACTTCCTGGAACAAGACCAGCCTCAACATCTTTAATTATCTTTAAAGGATCTTCACCCCTTGGATCATCAGTTGTAATAATGGTTATATCTGAGTATTTTGATACTACTTCTCCCATCATTGGCCTTTTCCCTATATCAGATTGCCCCCCCGCTCCAAAGACGGTAATAAGTCTTCCTTTTGTAAGTTTTCTAAGCGAGAGTATTACCTTTTCAAGTGCATCGGGAGTATGGGCAAAATCAACAACTATTTCTATTCCAAGTTTCTTTGCCTCAGGTATGATTTCAAATCTACCGTCAACTCCACGGAATGTTGCAACAGATGCAATTACCTCATCTATATCGTAGCCTATTTCAGCAAGAGCAGCTACTACCAATGTAATATTAAATGCATTGTACTCTCCAATTAATTGTGATGCGACTTTCTTTTCACCGTATGGAGTGTCTAACTTGAAGAATGTACCAGACCAATTGGTTGTAATTTCATGTATAACGTAATCTGATGAACTGTCTACTCCAAAGCTAACAAGTTTTATATTTTTGTTTTTGTTTTTAACTTCTTGCAAAAGCTCATGATTTACCACTGCAATTCCATTTGGTTTTAAAAGGTTTAAGATATGAAATTTGGCCTTTTTGTAGTTTTCAAAAGTTTCATGAAAATCAAGATGATCCCTTGTTATGTTTGTTATACCTACAATATCGTAGCGTATGCTTTCCACTCTATACTGTGAAAGAGCATGGGATGAAACTTCCATTCCATAGTATTTTCCACCATTTTCAAGGGTTTTATGCATATTTCTCATTATTTCAATAGCACTTGGCGTTGTGTTTGGATGGTAAAATTTATCACCCATTATATCATTTACCACTGTACCACTTATACTTCCCTTTATTCCAAAGTTGTGCATGATGTGATGGAACAAATGCACTGAAGTTGTTTTTCCATTGGTTCCCGTAACACCAAATGTGATAAGTTTTTCGTATGGTTTGTTGTAAAACATACTTGCAATTATTGATTCAGCAATTCTTGAATCAACAACTTGTATGTAAGGATATTTTCTTATTTCTCTTTCTACAACAAAAACGTTTGCACCTTCTTTGTAGAGGTCATCTACAATATTGTGCGAATCAAAACTAGTCCCTTTTCTGCAAATAAAAAGGGTGTTTTCTTGAATATCTTTTGAGTTTGAAGAGATATAATTAAATTCGAGCTCTTCATCGCAGTTTACCTTAAGAATTAAAGAATTTAATTCTCTTAAAATATCCTTGATTTTCAAAAATAAATCACTCCCTTTTAAAAGGGTTCTTTTTAAAAATTATATAACAAAACATTAAAAAATTCAATATTTTAGGCAGGTAAAATTAAAAAAGTGATAAAAATTCTTTTATATTTTCTCTTCTCACTTCTATTCCAAGTTCTATATCCGGTGTATTTTGACCGTGGAAATCTGAACCTGCCGTTTTTACAAGGTTGTACTTTTTAGCTAGTTTTTCATATGTTTCGATCATACCTTTTGTATGCTTTGAATAATATACTTCTATACCTTTTAGTCCTAAATCAACCATTTTTTTAAGTAGCTTTTCAATTTCATCTTCATCTTCACTTGTTTGATATGGGTGTGCAAATACAGCAATTCCACCTGCCTGAGTAATTATTTCAATTGCATTTTCAAGGTCTAACCTTTTTTTATCTTCATACAGCGGCATTCCTCGTTTGAGGTATTTTTCAAATGCCTCTTTTCTATCTTTAACGTATCCTTTTTTCAATAAAAGCGAGGCAAAGTGTGGACGTCCAATTAGGGTACCGTTTGCCTCTTCTAATAACTCTTCAAGAGTTATATCAAATCCAAGTGCATTAGCCTTTTCAACCATCTTTACGTTTCTTTCGTATCTGTATTGTTTTAATTGATCAAGAACTTTATTAAATTTTTCGTTATTTATATCAAAACCATAACCTAGAATATGAAGAGTTGTAGGATGCTCAATACTTATCTCAACACCTGGGATAAAGTTTTTTTCTTTGATTTGTTTTACTCCATCTATAGTATCATGGTCAGTTAGTGAGAAACATTCAATTTTTCTTTCTTTTACTAGTGTTACAAGCTCATTTGGATTAAACGTTCCATCTGATGCTGTTGAGTGCATGTGAAAGTCTACTAGCAACTAATTCAACCTCCTTTGTAATCTTCAAGCGCCTTTAAAAGAATTTTGTAGTCAAAAAAATTCATCCATATTCCTTGCACTCTTTCTATGTTTAGCTTTTTTTGTATTGGTACAAAAAGCATGTGGTATATTTTTTGAACATATCGTTTTTTCACATGTATTTTTATACCTTCTTTTAGAATTCCAATAAGGACATCTAAGTTTAAGATGTTAAAAAGGCCATCTACAAAACCATAGAATTGATCGTTATCTTTAAATTTTAACACACATACATTTAATCCATTTATATTGTAAAACTTTGCCTTTTTAATTGTTTTTAAAAAAGAACTTTTGTCTATATCTTTGTAGTATACCACATCTAAGATATCTTCAAAACGTCTATTTTTTAAAAACTTTGAAAAGTAGAAAAACTCACCTTCCCTTGCAGTTCTAAACATTGCTGTATCTGTATATAGTGCAACAGCAAAAGAAAAAAGAATCTCATCATTGAGTGGTAGATTTTCTTTTATTGAAAGATTGTAAAGGTTAATAACGTTTGCACTGGAAGGCTCGATATAGCAGAAAAGTGCATTTTCAACAAACTCTCCATCTCTTTTATGGTGATGGTCGAATATAACATATGGTTTATTAATCTTAAAAGGAAGGTCTTGTCTTTTTTCTGTGTCGTATATAAAGATTATGTCAAAATCATCTATACTGTCGGTACTGTTTTTTAAATTGAGCATTTCAATTAATCCTGCAGCACTTCTAAGCTCGTATGGGGGTATAAAGTAGCTCCCTCCAAAAATGGATAGTCCCCAGTAGATAGAGGCAATTCCATCACAGTCAGATTTTACATGTGTTGTGTGAAGAATTTTTTTGCCTTTTAGGTTTAATAACTCTTTAAAACTTATATGTTCCATATCATTTAGATTATACCACTAAAAAAATGCGGCTTTGAACTTCAAAGCCGCCGGAATCTACTTTTTACTTATTTTGTTTTTTATTTCTCTTATTTTTTGAATACTTTCTTTACTTGAGATTATAAGGTAATCGTCTGTTTCTATAACGACTAGGTTTTCAACATCGTTTAAAATTGTTATCTTTTTGCTTTTTACAATATTTGCTTTTGAATCAAAATAGTATGTGTTTTCGTTTATAACATTTCCGTTTTCATCCTTTTTGCTGTGTCTTTCAACGGAAGTCCAGCTTCCTACATCGTCCCATCCAAATTCAGATGGAATGACATATATATCTTTTGCATGTTCCATTATTCCATAGTCAACGGAAATTTTGTCTACCTTTGGGTATAACTCCCCAAGTATTTTCAAATATTCTTTTCCGGAATATTTAAAAATTTCTTCTAAGATGTTATACGTATTTGGAAGAAACTTTTTTGTGTTTTCAAGGATAGTCCCTGTATTCCAGACAAATATTCCTGCGTTCCAAAGGTAATTTCCCTCACTTAAGTATTTTTTTGCAACCTCAAGGCTTGGCTTTTCAACAAATCGTTCAACTTTTAATACAGATTCGTTTATGTTTAAATTGTCTTTGCTTTGATATTTAATATAGCCATAACCTGTTTCTGGTCTATCTGGTTTTATACCAAGTGTTACTATAGCGTTTTTATTTTTGTTTATAAATTCAAAAGCATTGGTTAGTGCTTTTTGAAAGTTTTTTACATCTTCTACAAGGTGATCTGCGGGAAGAACTGCAAGATTTACATCGCCAAGTTTTTCTTTTATATAAAATGCAGACAGTGCAATACATGGTGCTGTATTTCTTCCAGCAGGCTCGATTATAATATTTTCCTCAGGAAGAGTTGGAAGCTGCTCTTTTACCAAATCAACATAGATTTGTCCTGTGACAACAAAGGTATTTTCAATTGGTATGATACTTTTGAGCCTTTCAACTGTTAACTGGATCATGGTTTTTTCATTGAAAAGATTTAAAAATTGCTTAGGTTTTTCATCGGTTGAATACGGCCAAAATCTTTCTCCTTTTCCTCCTGCCATTATAAGGGCGTAGTTTTTCATGCTTTTTCCTCCCTTTGCTTTTTTAACACTTTTAATTATACCATTATTCATTCATACTCTCCGTGGATTTCTTTATAGTATTTTGAATTTTCATCATCTGCAGAAAAGTAGTCAAAGCATAGACATGTAAATGGACTATCTGTACAATACGGTGGTCTTCGATTATTTTTCAGGATTGATATGAGCTTTTGTTTTATAAAGTGCAATACAAAATTTCTTTGATCTCCGCGACCATCAAATTTTGAAAGCGCGCACATTAATATATACCATATGGTTTGCTCTAAATCTTCAAAAGATAAAATTTTGTATTTATATGCCTTGTAATACCTTCCAGCTATATTTTTGACATCATCTTTGTATGTTTTGTATATATCCAAGATACATTCCCCCTTATACACATAAAAATTAACAAATGTATACATAACAGACAAAAATAAAGAGGAGAAGGCGTGTGCCTTCCCCTCAAAACTTTACTTAAACAAAATGTTTGCAAGATAATCTATTGCAGGTGAAAGCACTAGTTCTAAATCTTCTCTGTCTATATCTACGTGTAGATAATCAAATATACTATCTACAAGTTCTATTACTTCTTTTTTCTTTTTTTCACCGTCACCGGGTCGCTCGACTAGACTCATAAAGAGTTTTACAATTGACCATATCATACAGCTCACCTTACTTTAATATGTCTATTAAAACATTTGTGTTTGATTCAAGAACTCTTGCCTCGTCAAAAACATAACCTTCTGGGACAAGACCGTTGTCTATTAAAACTTGTGCGTCTGTTTGAAGCGCAGCTGTATCTATATTTTCAACAGGATTTTGAACATTTACTCTGAACGCTTTACCTTCTTCTTGATTTCTAAAAACAAGTGTAAGTCTTTTCATATATCCCTACCCCCTTAAATTTTTTTATTTTACTTACATTACTGGTGTATATGTAACTAATTGTGCTGAATAAAGTGAATAATTTGTGTACTTTTCTATTGTTTGAGCGATTGAAAGAGCTTTTTGAGCATCGACACTGTCTTGAACATTTAATGACTGTGTTTTTAGTATAGGCTCGCCATTTTCATCAGTTCCAACATTCCATTTTATAGATAGTTTTTTCATTGTTTTAACCCCCTTCAAAGTTTTTGTTTTTCATTTCCAGGCGGCCGCCTTCACTTATATATATCTACGTGAAAAGGAGGTAATTTACTAAATGTATACATATGTATATAAATTGTAACATGTATATATTGACTGTCAAGAATTTATGTGGAAAGTTATAAAATTTTTGTGATTGATCTTTTGTTAATGCTTCTTAAAGATAAAAGAATATCGAAAATATAGTATTTATGTTTGAGCGTTATTGAGATTTTTCTTAGAAATACGTAATTTAAAGAGTTATATTGTAAATTTAGTTTAAATTTACAATAAAAAATAGTTTCCTAAATTTTAAATTGAACATTATATGATATAATCTTTTCGATTTGTAGGAATGGAGGGATTATTGTGTACCAAGGCTGGAAAGAATGTCCTAGGTGTGGAATCGAAGTTAAAAATAATGAGGACTATTGTCCAGAATGTGGATGGGTTTTTTATAATAAAAGGTGTCCAAGGTGCGGAAAATATATGCCAGATTATGCTAAGGTATGCTTTGATTGTGGTTGGTATTTTTATTGGGAAAGGGAAATTGGAGAAGATGATGAAGATTACTATGAATACGATAGCTATGAATATTATGAAGAGGATAATGAACCAGTGGAAGATTATCCAGATATGTTAGAATTTTGGAACTCAGAACTTGGAACAGATTTCGAAGATGAAAATGAACTTGGACAATATTTAGATGATTTAGGGTATTAATTTTAAAATGTCAGATTTTGAAATACAGATTCGTTTAATAAAAGGAACAAGTTGATGAGGAGGGACAAATGCATGCGAATATACGTAGATGGATCCTATTACGATGATTTAAGAATAGCAGGTTTTTCATTTTGCGTAGTTGAAGATGAAGAAATAAAGTTTACGTATAAAGATGCAATGGAAATAAAGAGGGGAAATTCCATTATTGCAGAGTTATTGGGGGTTATTAAAGCATTGGAGTATTGTAATAACCTTGGAGTAAAAGAGGTTACTATAATACATGATTATAACGAAATTCCAATGCTTGCATCTTCGTATAGAAATACAAAAAATCCGTATATTAATTCGTATGCAAGAAAGCTGAGACAGTTTTGTCAAAACTTGCAAGTAAGCTTTGTAAAGGTAAAGGCTCATAAAAATGATAGATTTAACAACTATGTTGATGAAATGTCTAGAAAAAGTGTGGAAGAGTATTTGATAAAAAAGTTGAAGAAAAGTAAGTATTATAAAAGATAAAATAAGAAAGGATTAAATGAGTTGAAATTGGGTTATAAAGATAAAAAGATTTTGTTGTAATTTATAAAAATAATAAACAAAAATCTCTTGTTTGAAGATAGTTTTTGAAAAAATAGTAAAATCAGAGATTTATATTGGATTTCGGTTTCATTCTTACTTTTTTAGAATGGAAAAAATAGAAACATGATGTCTTGAACGATAATGTTAATTTTTTGAAAATATATTATTTAAATAATTTTGTTTGTGCTATAATATTACTTGCAGTCAAGGTTGATTTAGACTAAAAAATGTTGAATCTTAATTTGGATAGTGTTATACTCTAAATGGTAAGTTGATGACTCGTGGTAAGGTAAATACTTAAATAAAAAAAGAAAGAGGGGAATATTGTGAGTATTTCTCGAGCTTTGTTTACTATAGATTTTGTTAGTTTTTTTATAGTTTCATTTTTAACTACAAACTCAGTGTTATTTTCAATATTTTCTTCTTTTTTTCTAGTAATTTCTTTATTTGCATTTAGGGTATATGAAAATATAGAAGTAAAAAACGACCATTTTTTAAGAATAATAGTTGCATACTTTTTTGGTATTGCTATTATTTTGATATTTAACCTTCCTTTTAATTTTCATATCTCAAAATTCTTCTTTATTTCTTCGTTTCTTATGTCTATAACCTTACTTCCAATTATTCACTTTGTGCTTTACAAGTTTGCACTTGTAAAAACACCAGTGAAAAAATATCTTGTTATTGGTAGAAAAGAAGAATTTTATGATATTTTAAAAGAAATTGAAGAAAAATCAAAAGGTAAGATAAAATTTGTTGATTTTATTAACCCATCTCCTGCTGTGCTTAAGGAAAAGGTAAAAACAGCTGATAGGGTTCTTGTGTGTGATTTAGAACTTGAAGAGTATGTAAAGGATGATCTAGAAATTTTGAGTAATACCTATAAAGTGGAGTATTTGCCGAATTTAGTTGAAAAAGTATTAAAGAGAATACCTATTAAAGTGGTTGAAAAATTTGAAGAGTATTATAAAATATCTTTTAGGAATGTAAGTGAATCACCTGCAAAGAGATTGTTAGATATTTTTGGTTCTATTATAGGGTTAATAGTCTTTTCTCCTTTTATGTTAATAGCTGCTATAGCTATACTTATTGAAGATGGTAGACCTGTTGTGTTTAAGCAAGAAAGAGTCGGTAAAAATGAAAGATTATTTGAATTTATAAAGTTGAGATCCTTAAAAAATACAAGAATTGATAAAAATTCACCAAATAAGGATATAGAGAAAAGAGCTTTGAAAATAGGAAAAATAATTAGAAAAACAAGAATAGATGAGTCACTTCAATTCTTGTTAGTATTAAAAGGCAAAATGAGCCTTGTTGGCCCAAGACCGGAAATGATTGAATATCATGAAATGATGAAAGGAAATATTCCATATTATACATACAGACTTTTACTTAAACCAGGACTTACAGGATGGGCTCAGCTTAATTATAAGCATTCTTCAACTTTAGAGGAGTACAAGAAAAAAACGGAGTATGATTTATATTATATAAAAAATAGAAATATTTTTCTTGATTTACAGATTATTTTGCAAACACTTGAAGCTATTTTTTGGAAAAGAGGGGCAAGATAAAATTTATTTTTGTAAATCATGAATTTAGTTAGGTTAAAAGGATTTTGAATATTTTTTATTTTTATTATTTTGTTCTTAGCTTCTATTGATTTAAGACCATGGTCAAAGTAAAAATAGGTTAAACTATATCATAAAAAAACTGAACCTGATAAATTATTTTTGTGCTAAAAATAACTATATTTAAGGGAGTGTAGTTCCTGAAAAAATATTTTCTTCAATATTATTTTATCACAAAAATTGTTCAACAAAAAATCTAATCTTGTCTTTGATAAGTCTGAAAGAATGTATCTAAGAAATCGGTCTACCCCAGGGAATTGGAAAAAATAAGTAAAACTCATTTTTTCACACTTACTGTAAGTTTTTCTAAACTTATTTCTAAATCTTTTATTCTCTCTTCATTCGCTGATGAAAAGTGATTACATATAAATTTTGGGGTTAAATATTTTAATGAAACATGGGGTCTTAGGTTGTTGTAAGAATAGATGTATGAAACATAGTAGTTATATACATCTTCTATATAATCAAATTCAATAGAGTCAACAAATTCATATTACACTGATGAATGAAATGATTTGATATATGCTTGAGAGTGAGGATTATTTTTGTATCCAAATTCATGCGTAATATTCAACTCGTTCATAAATGCTGATGTTATTTTAGCTTTAAATTGTGGCCCATTGTCTGTTCTAATAATTAAGTTTTCTGGATTTACTTTTCTGTACTTGATAGCTTTTTTGGTGTAGTGATAAAATCTTTAGCTTTGATGTAATTACCATACACCAACAATTGATTTGTCAAAGACGTCTATTATACTAAGAATAGGAATATGTCCATCGTATTTAACACTGAAGGCAAAAACAACATTAAAACATAATCATGAAATGAGAGAAAAGTATGAAAAACTGAGGAGAAGAGAAAAGAATCCATTAAAAGTAGTGCAAGCGTTAATAGCAATGGGGCTGAAAATGATAAGGATAGTATTTAAACTAGCAAAAAGTAAGATAAAGTACGAACCAGAGAAAGTTTATGCATAGGTGAGAAGGGAGTTTTCCTCCATAAGGAGAAAATCCAGGATACGAGAACAAGAAAACTTACTATACCTCAAATAGGACGAAGGAATGTAAGGACGGTAAAAGATCCTGGTGGACATAAGAGGTTTAGTTTGAGAGGAAAATGGTAGGGAAGTAGTTGGAAAATTAATTGATGAAGAAATAAAGCTAAAAAATTAATTCATTAAAGAGAAATATACTGCTCCCCTGAAGGATTGGACAGAGAAAAAAGAGAGAGTATAATTATGTAGGAGGGGGAGTAAAAGGTATGAAGAAAAAGTTTTCTGCTGAAGAAAATTGTAGTTGTTCTTGAAGAATTAAGAGGGCAAAAAGCTATAGCTGAAATTTGTAGAGAGCACGGTATTTCTCAAGGGCAGTATTACAAGTGGAGAGATAAGTATTGGTGCAAATTCTGCACTTGAAAATTCTTCCATTTCTTCTCAAGTAACACAATATTAAAGAAAGATACAAGAGCTTGAACAAATTATTGGTAAACAAGCTATTGTTATTCAGCCTAAAAAAACAGTCATTCATCCTGGAGGAAAACAGTAAGTTTATTAATTGAAAAAGGATTCAGTATATCTGAAGCTGTAAGGTATTTGAAAATAAGTAAAAGTACGTATTATTACAAACCAAGAAAATACATGAGAAAGAAAAATGATGAAAGTGTTTGATCATACAAAAGTTAAAGCAGGAACATGCACATTGGGGATATAGACGTATTTGTGCTATAGATGGTAAATTACATAGCAGTAATAGACTGGTATACAAGGGAAGTACTTGGCTCACAAATAAGTCTCAAGTGATAATGGTAGTCAGCCTACAAGCAGGAGATTTATGGAAGAATGTAAGGTATTAGGAATACAGCAAATATTTACAAGTTACAACAATGAACGTGGGAATGCAAATATAGAAAGGTATTTTAGGACGTATAAAGAAGAAGTAGTATGGCCGGTTGAAGAAATGAGTTATTCAGAGTTAGTAGTAAAAACAAAGAAATACGAGAAATTTTACAATAGTAGATATCCACACAGTGCATTGAAATACAGAAGCCCACGAGAGGTATACGTAGAATACTTAAACTACACAAAAGTTTTTTGATTTTTACCAATTTTTCGGGGTGCATTACAGAAAAAACAAAATTATTAAGATAGAGATAAACTTTTTTGGAAGAGAGAAAGTGAAGTAGGAATCTTTCAAAAGAAAATATGGTATTTCAGGAGGCTAAACGGAAATATTTCTTTGAGGAGGAGGACAAGATGAGAAAAAAAATCTTACACATAGTTACTCGTTCAGATTGGACTGGAGTTCAAAAAGTCTTGTACAATATTGTTAGTGGATTAAAATCTAATTACTCCGATCAATTTGAAGTAGAAGTTGCCGCTGGAAAAGAAAATGGAATGTTGTTTAAAGAATTGGAAAAAATAGGCATAAGATATTATGTGTTAGAGAACCTTGTCCGAGAGATTAACCCTATAAAAGATTTGAAAGCTTATTTTGAACTTAAAAAGCTGATCAAAAATGGTAATTATGATATAGTCCATATTCATTCTTCGAAAGCTGGTGTGTTAGGAAGAATAGCAGCTAAAAGATGTGGTGTAAAAAAAGTTATTTACACATATCATGGTTTTTGGGGAATAGAACAATATAAAGGGTTTAAGAAAAAATTTTTAATCTTAGCAGAGCGCATTGCTGCAAAGTATTCAGATTATCTCGTATTTCTTTGCAATAGAGAAAAACAAAAAGCAGAGAAATATAAAATTGGGAAACCACACCAGTATGTTATAATACCAAATGCGATATTGCCAATTGAAAATGTTCAAAAAGGAAAACTAAGGAAAGAACTAAGTCTACCGGACAATGTCAAAATTATAGGCAATGTAGCAAGACTTGATCCTCCAAAAAATCCTATAAGATTTTTGGAGATAGCTAAAAAAATTA
This genomic window contains:
- the mraY gene encoding phospho-N-acetylmuramoyl-pentapeptide-transferase, which translates into the protein MYILNFIITAILIYYYIKLMKKIRVGQYIREEGPDLHNYKSGTPTAAGIVFISTASIFLLLAKAPTIFVLSLILFGFIGFIDDISSILKKNALGLRAYQKSLLQVIFSLLLISFTNVRPIFGIEVSKTTYYIFWTFVIVGASNAVNLTDGLDGLAGWVWITSMVPLMVFIKDYSVLIIISSVLAFLLFNSRPASIFMGDTGSLALGAFLATYAMYYNIETQLVFSSSIFIVETLSVIIQVFSFKVFKKRVFKMSPIHHHFELLGWKEEKIVGVFSAINLLISLSILRW
- a CDS encoding UDP-N-acetylmuramoyl-L-alanyl-D-glutamate--2,6-diaminopimelate ligase, yielding MKIKDILRELNSLILKVNCDEELEFNYISSNSKDIQENTLFICRKGTSFDSHNIVDDLYKEGANVFVVEREIRKYPYIQVVDSRIAESIIASMFYNKPYEKLITFGVTGTNGKTTSVHLFHHIMHNFGIKGSISGTVVNDIMGDKFYHPNTTPSAIEIMRNMHKTLENGGKYYGMEVSSHALSQYRVESIRYDIVGITNITRDHLDFHETFENYKKAKFHILNLLKPNGIAVVNHELLQEVKNKNKNIKLVSFGVDSSSDYVIHEITTNWSGTFFKLDTPYGEKKVASQLIGEYNAFNITLVVAALAEIGYDIDEVIASVATFRGVDGRFEIIPEAKKLGIEIVVDFAHTPDALEKVILSLRKLTKGRLITVFGAGGQSDIGKRPMMGEVVSKYSDITIITTDDPRGEDPLKIIKDVEAGLVPGSLSLSIEDRKEAIDTAITLANRGDVILIAGRGHEPYQVFDENHKVPFKDRDVAIDIIFQKINKGEKTFK
- a CDS encoding PHP domain-containing protein is translated as MLVDFHMHSTASDGTFNPNELVTLVKERKIECFSLTDHDTIDGVKQIKEKNFIPGVEISIEHPTTLHILGYGFDINNEKFNKVLDQLKQYRYERNVKMVEKANALGFDITLEELLEEANGTLIGRPHFASLLLKKGYVKDRKEAFEKYLKRGMPLYEDKKRLDLENAIEIITQAGGIAVFAHPYQTSEDEDEIEKLLKKMVDLGLKGIEVYYSKHTKGMIETYEKLAKKYNLVKTAGSDFHGQNTPDIELGIEVRRENIKEFLSLF
- a CDS encoding mannose-1-phosphate guanylyltransferase; protein product: MKNYALIMAGGKGERFWPYSTDEKPKQFLNLFNEKTMIQLTVERLKSIIPIENTFVVTGQIYVDLVKEQLPTLPEENIIIEPAGRNTAPCIALSAFYIKEKLGDVNLAVLPADHLVEDVKNFQKALTNAFEFINKNKNAIVTLGIKPDRPETGYGYIKYQSKDNLNINESVLKVERFVEKPSLEVAKKYLSEGNYLWNAGIFVWNTGTILENTKKFLPNTYNILEEIFKYSGKEYLKILGELYPKVDKISVDYGIMEHAKDIYVIPSEFGWDDVGSWTSVERHSKKDENGNVINENTYYFDSKANIVKSKKITILNDVENLVVIETDDYLIISSKESIQKIREIKNKISKK
- a CDS encoding sigma factor produces the protein MDIYKTYKDDVKNIAGRYYKAYKYKILSFEDLEQTIWYILMCALSKFDGRGDQRNFVLHFIKQKLISILKNNRRPPYCTDSPFTCLCFDYFSADDENSKYYKEIHGEYE
- a CDS encoding DUF2922 family protein; translation: MKRLTLVFRNQEEGKAFRVNVQNPVENIDTAALQTDAQVLIDNGLVPEGYVFDEARVLESNTNVLIDILK
- a CDS encoding DUF1659 domain-containing protein, which translates into the protein MKKLSIKWNVGTDENGEPILKTQSLNVQDSVDAQKALSIAQTIEKYTNYSLYSAQLVTYTPVM
- a CDS encoding zinc ribbon domain-containing protein, whose product is MYQGWKECPRCGIEVKNNEDYCPECGWVFYNKRCPRCGKYMPDYAKVCFDCGWYFYWEREIGEDDEDYYEYDSYEYYEEDNEPVEDYPDMLEFWNSELGTDFEDENELGQYLDDLGY
- a CDS encoding RNase H family protein; this encodes MRIYVDGSYYDDLRIAGFSFCVVEDEEIKFTYKDAMEIKRGNSIIAELLGVIKALEYCNNLGVKEVTIIHDYNEIPMLASSYRNTKNPYINSYARKLRQFCQNLQVSFVKVKAHKNDRFNNYVDEMSRKSVEEYLIKKLKKSKYYKR
- a CDS encoding sugar transferase, with protein sequence MSISRALFTIDFVSFFIVSFLTTNSVLFSIFSSFFLVISLFAFRVYENIEVKNDHFLRIIVAYFFGIAIILIFNLPFNFHISKFFFISSFLMSITLLPIIHFVLYKFALVKTPVKKYLVIGRKEEFYDILKEIEEKSKGKIKFVDFINPSPAVLKEKVKTADRVLVCDLELEEYVKDDLEILSNTYKVEYLPNLVEKVLKRIPIKVVEKFEEYYKISFRNVSESPAKRLLDIFGSIIGLIVFSPFMLIAAIAILIEDGRPVVFKQERVGKNERLFEFIKLRSLKNTRIDKNSPNKDIEKRALKIGKIIRKTRIDESLQFLLVLKGKMSLVGPRPEMIEYHEMMKGNIPYYTYRLLLKPGLTGWAQLNYKHSSTLEEYKKKTEYDLYYIKNRNIFLDLQIILQTLEAIFWKRGAR
- a CDS encoding glycosyltransferase, with protein sequence MRKKILHIVTRSDWTGVQKVLYNIVSGLKSNYSDQFEVEVAAGKENGMLFKELEKIGIRYYVLENLVREINPIKDLKAYFELKKLIKNGNYDIVHIHSSKAGVLGRIAAKRCGVKKVIYTYHGFWGIEQYKGFKKKFLILAERIAAKYSDYLVFLCNREKQKAEKYKIGKPHQYVIIPNAILPIENVQKGKLRKELSLPDNVKIIGNVARLDPPKNPIRFLEIAKKIINVRSDVVFVWIGESIVNDFYGKIVQNYLSKYPILRERVYFLPFRNDAPDLMTDFDLFLLTSDSEGAPLVILEARGNGIPIVSTDVGCVSEMIEEDFVSNDDYCLSKIVLDLLDKNINLESNKENYYKEFLVKYVSIYNEFMLDRDLS